A window of Panicum virgatum strain AP13 chromosome 8K, P.virgatum_v5, whole genome shotgun sequence contains these coding sequences:
- the LOC120645809 gene encoding extensin-like produces MPPPVFGPAPPPAPPANQPPQPPAPLHPAAFLGATILCHGFVNAYPLPRLPAFPLVITATTTAPPRQPRTFYPSIPLLAWHPAPLPDTPPPPPPTPVSSPEHPSPVKEAPARAWPPHAKPPCREPSSRLAAKEKPTFITMTAKATQLKTLKNTLSSCSRDLQDQVAKHGLLRKKKKPLGGTDLCKFAAAAGIGPVASAQLNLVLQSKE; encoded by the coding sequence ATGCCACCCCCGGTCTTTGGGCCTGCCCCACCTCCAGCACCGCCAGCAAACCAGCCACCACAACCCCCTGCACCGCTGCACCCCGCTGCCTTCCTCGGTGCCACCATCCTCTGCCACGGCTTTGTTAACGCCTACCCGCTGCCCCGCCTTCCTGCTTTCCCGCTGGTGATCACTGCTACTACTACCGCGCCACCTCGCCAGCCTCGCACCTTTTACCCATCCATCCCGCTCCTCGCTTGGCATCCGGCTCCACTGCCTGAcacacctcctccaccaccacctacCCCTGTCTCCTCCCCTGAGCACCCTTCTCCCGTGAAGGAAGCGCCTGCCCGCGCGTGGCCGCCGCATGCCAAGCCGCCGTGCCGCGAGCCCAGTTCACGCTTGGCCGCTAAGGAAAAGCCTACCTTCATCACCATGACAGCGAAGGCAACTCAACTCAAGACACTCAAGAACACACTGTCCTCCTGTTCCCGTGACCTGCAAGATCAAGTTGCCAAGCACGGGCTCCTACGCAAGAAGAAGAAACCCCTGGGCGGCACTGATCTCTGCAAGTTCGCCGCAGCCGCAGGCATTGGGCCGGTGGCGTCTGCGCAGCTGAACCTGGTGCTACAATCCAAGGAATGA